One genomic region from Pseudomonas hormoni encodes:
- a CDS encoding LysR family transcriptional regulator has translation MELRHLRYFQVLAQTLNFTRAAELLHIAQPPLSRQIQQLEDELGVLLLERGRPLKLTDAGRFFHEHSTALLDQLGKVCDNTRRIGLGEKTWLGIGFAPSTLYGVLPELIRRLRSGEPLELELGLSEMTTLQQVQALKAGRIDIGFGRIRIDDPAIVQTVLTEDRLVAALPAGHPLLAGPISLRDLAKEPFVLYPGNPRPSYADHVIALFESYGVSIHVAQWTNELQTAIGLVGAGIGVTLVPASVQLLHRDDIGFTPLLEDNATSPIILSRRVGDVSPGLNHCLRMIDELLPRQPGSL, from the coding sequence ATGGAACTGCGTCACCTTCGGTATTTTCAGGTGTTGGCTCAAACCCTCAACTTCACTCGCGCCGCTGAATTGCTGCACATCGCCCAGCCGCCGCTGAGCCGGCAGATTCAGCAGCTGGAAGACGAACTCGGGGTGTTGTTGCTGGAACGCGGGAGGCCGCTGAAGCTGACCGACGCCGGGCGGTTTTTCCATGAGCACTCCACCGCCCTGCTCGATCAATTGGGCAAGGTTTGCGACAACACGCGACGGATCGGCCTGGGCGAAAAAACCTGGCTGGGAATCGGTTTTGCGCCGTCGACACTCTATGGCGTGCTGCCGGAACTGATCCGCCGTTTGCGCAGCGGCGAGCCTCTGGAGCTTGAGTTGGGGCTCTCGGAAATGACCACGCTGCAACAGGTGCAGGCGCTCAAGGCCGGTCGGATCGACATCGGTTTCGGGCGGATCCGCATCGACGACCCGGCCATTGTCCAGACTGTTTTGACTGAAGACCGCTTGGTCGCCGCCCTGCCCGCCGGCCATCCCTTGCTGGCCGGGCCGATCAGCCTCCGCGACCTGGCGAAGGAACCCTTCGTTTTGTACCCCGGCAACCCGCGGCCCAGCTACGCCGACCATGTGATCGCGTTGTTCGAGTCCTATGGTGTGAGCATCCATGTGGCGCAATGGACCAACGAGCTGCAAACCGCCATCGGTCTGGTAGGCGCGGGAATCGGTGTCACCCTGGTGCCGGCTTCGGTGCAATTGCTGCACCGCGACGACATTGGTTTCACGCCACTGCTGGAAGACAACGCGACCTCGCCTATCATTCTCAGCCGGCGCGTGGGTGATGTATCGCCGGGGTTGAATCATTGTTTGCGGATGATCGATGAGTTATTGCCGCGGCAGCCGGGATCTTTATAG
- a CDS encoding Imm52 family immunity protein: MTNFKSFIFTFRFNKAAITSLPLELQIEKAARFLRELGAISPLLANWYLQGKSLKDSLATNVSADTQALIDKVKRAHDPELPDLTEFSVWNAIQDPLEGGVAFHYSAHNLDSVSALSFEDAGALLMKFEHPQEMFTEIISQAVNIWPEIDWVTLVPASYFRKGRVFKDRQTIGWIGFCPKSLNPADFPQAHKLIPVPDRGTIVISCPEVMNEQNLDHVERVGDIDTKLVELGYLPMFLN, translated from the coding sequence ATGACCAACTTCAAAAGCTTCATTTTCACATTCAGGTTCAACAAGGCAGCCATTACGTCACTTCCCCTTGAGCTGCAGATAGAAAAAGCGGCCAGGTTTTTGCGAGAACTCGGGGCCATCAGCCCGCTTCTGGCCAACTGGTATCTGCAAGGGAAAAGCCTTAAGGACTCACTTGCAACCAACGTCAGTGCCGACACTCAAGCGCTGATCGACAAGGTTAAACGTGCTCATGATCCGGAGCTTCCTGACCTGACCGAATTTTCGGTCTGGAACGCCATCCAGGACCCGCTCGAGGGAGGTGTGGCTTTCCATTACAGCGCACACAACCTCGATTCCGTGTCCGCCCTGTCCTTCGAGGACGCCGGCGCCTTATTGATGAAGTTCGAGCACCCGCAGGAGATGTTCACGGAAATCATCAGCCAGGCAGTGAATATCTGGCCTGAAATTGACTGGGTCACCCTCGTACCGGCCAGTTACTTCAGAAAAGGACGTGTCTTCAAGGATCGGCAGACGATTGGATGGATCGGTTTTTGCCCCAAATCGTTGAACCCTGCAGACTTCCCTCAGGCACACAAACTGATTCCCGTGCCAGATCGGGGAACGATAGTCATCAGCTGCCCTGAGGTGATGAACGAGCAAAACCTCGACCACGTCGAACGGGTTGGGGATATCGATACAAAACTGGTAGAGCTCGGTTATTTACCGATGTTTCTAAACTGA
- a CDS encoding polysaccharide deacetylase family protein — translation MKQLFKVFCALAIAVGLVGCIAAPIEMTTQTKQRLRAQPPIRFLLTFDDGPSASSFWNPTMTILDSLATNPVQPNLKAVFFVQTGAPRAGDSDIGREVMRREHADGQILGFHTATHWHTNHRSLSPKELEQSLTKGSADIAAITGAPPTLVRPPFWNYDKRVFAAYQKHGMHVLLTDLSANDGKIWGFNASPRRRANMLRQLSEVRERIALGELPTVDGVIPVVVTFHDLNRYTARHAREYLQILLDSAQATGVKTAQKPFYDDQTELQRAAMARTVRDSSQPVKLPGIWNWIWGADAN, via the coding sequence ATGAAACAGCTGTTCAAGGTTTTCTGCGCACTTGCCATTGCCGTCGGGCTGGTGGGTTGCATCGCGGCTCCCATCGAAATGACGACGCAGACCAAACAGCGTCTGCGCGCGCAACCGCCGATCCGTTTTCTGCTGACGTTTGACGATGGTCCCAGCGCGTCGAGTTTCTGGAATCCGACGATGACGATTCTCGACAGCCTGGCCACCAACCCGGTGCAACCGAACCTCAAAGCGGTGTTTTTCGTGCAGACCGGCGCGCCACGGGCGGGCGACAGCGACATTGGCCGCGAGGTCATGCGCCGCGAACACGCCGACGGGCAAATATTGGGTTTCCACACGGCCACCCACTGGCACACCAATCACCGTTCCCTAAGCCCGAAAGAACTGGAACAGTCGCTGACCAAAGGCAGTGCCGACATTGCCGCAATCACCGGCGCGCCGCCGACCCTGGTGCGTCCGCCATTCTGGAACTACGACAAACGGGTCTTCGCGGCCTATCAAAAGCACGGCATGCACGTGTTGCTGACCGACCTGAGCGCCAACGACGGCAAGATCTGGGGCTTCAATGCCAGTCCCCGGCGGCGGGCCAACATGCTGCGGCAGTTGTCGGAAGTGCGCGAACGCATCGCGTTGGGCGAACTGCCGACCGTAGACGGCGTGATCCCGGTGGTGGTGACCTTCCACGACCTCAATCGCTACACCGCCCGGCATGCCCGCGAGTACCTGCAAATCCTGCTGGATAGCGCACAGGCGACCGGCGTGAAAACGGCGCAGAAGCCATTTTATGACGATCAAACCGAGCTGCAACGGGCGGCCATGGCGCGCACCGTTCGTGACAGTTCACAACCGGTGAAATTGCCGGGGATCTGGAACTGGATCTGGGGAGCGGACGCTAACTGA
- a CDS encoding ABC transporter substrate-binding protein produces MNLSRFVRGLLTSALFAAPLAYAAEPVVLHVGDQNYYNVRASVEASGVLEGAPYTVDWKHFQAAAPLAEALNTGALDLGFLGDSGFLFLAAKQAPVKLIGVSRQNPDTIALLVPKDSPVKTIADLKGKKVAYWPGAWSQQLTLRALQQADLPEDYVDFIKLMPIDAAAALPQGSIDAFPVWEPYISQQILFSGARPILTAKNLMPGLSAIAASTPSIDSKREAIADFLVRLKKARAWVDNHTDEYADLWAKKANLDQNVSRHWLRQAHMTVGPVDAQAAKDLQSTADFLFKVKALPSALATAPIIDSSFQQALNQ; encoded by the coding sequence ATGAACCTGTCCCGATTTGTGCGCGGTCTGTTGACCAGCGCGCTGTTTGCCGCGCCATTGGCCTACGCCGCCGAACCCGTCGTACTGCACGTCGGTGATCAGAATTACTACAACGTGCGCGCCTCGGTGGAGGCGTCGGGTGTGTTGGAAGGAGCGCCGTATACCGTCGACTGGAAGCATTTCCAGGCCGCCGCGCCACTGGCCGAAGCGTTGAACACCGGCGCGCTGGACCTGGGCTTTCTCGGTGACTCGGGGTTCCTGTTCCTCGCCGCCAAACAGGCGCCGGTGAAGCTGATCGGTGTCTCGCGGCAGAACCCGGACACCATCGCCTTGCTCGTGCCGAAGGATTCGCCGGTCAAAACCATCGCCGACCTCAAGGGTAAAAAAGTCGCCTACTGGCCAGGCGCCTGGAGCCAGCAGTTGACCCTGCGCGCGTTACAACAAGCCGACCTGCCGGAGGACTACGTCGACTTCATCAAGTTGATGCCGATCGACGCCGCTGCCGCGTTGCCGCAGGGCAGCATTGATGCCTTCCCGGTGTGGGAACCCTACATTTCCCAACAGATCCTGTTCTCCGGCGCCCGACCGATTCTCACCGCCAAGAACCTGATGCCCGGCCTCAGCGCCATCGCCGCGTCGACACCGTCCATCGACAGCAAACGTGAAGCCATTGCCGATTTCCTGGTGCGCCTGAAAAAGGCTCGCGCCTGGGTCGACAACCACACTGACGAGTACGCCGATCTGTGGGCGAAGAAAGCCAATCTCGACCAGAACGTTTCCCGCCACTGGTTGCGTCAGGCGCACATGACCGTTGGCCCGGTAGACGCGCAGGCGGCCAAGGATTTGCAGAGCACCGCGGACTTCCTGTTCAAGGTCAAGGCACTGCCCTCGGCACTGGCAACCGCGCCGATCATCGACAGCTCGTTCCAGCAGGCACTCAACCAGTAA